Proteins encoded in a region of the Candidatus Cloacimonadota bacterium genome:
- a CDS encoding lipoate--protein ligase family protein, which yields WRFIISGKMAPAENMAIDEAILLGVLKGVSPQTIRVYDWDPPTVSFGFHQNIEKQIDLGKVKKYGLGIVRRPTGGRAVLHYDEVTYAVIADTNGIMSGSILKSYQKIGSVLIKCLDDIGIYAEMEDGISQDKKQKDWSNPCFASASKYEIHYKHKKIIGSAQIRKNNVLLQHGSILLNHNQELMAELVPFNNASDHNTLKKLLSQKTIAINQILDEPISFNKFVNTFKKNFEKKFELNFLKDSKINRFEKTLIEELSIKYKNYNGKTNLNNKKIDI from the coding sequence TGGCGCTTTATCATCTCTGGCAAAATGGCTCCAGCAGAAAATATGGCAATAGATGAAGCTATTCTGCTGGGAGTCTTAAAAGGTGTTTCACCACAAACTATCAGAGTTTATGATTGGGACCCTCCAACGGTTTCATTCGGATTTCATCAAAACATTGAAAAACAAATTGATTTAGGTAAAGTTAAAAAATATGGTCTTGGAATAGTTAGGAGACCAACGGGTGGAAGAGCAGTTTTACATTACGATGAAGTTACTTATGCAGTTATTGCGGATACTAATGGAATAATGAGTGGTTCAATTTTAAAATCCTATCAGAAAATTGGAAGTGTTCTTATAAAATGTCTTGATGACATCGGTATTTATGCTGAAATGGAAGATGGTATATCTCAAGATAAAAAACAGAAAGATTGGTCAAATCCTTGCTTTGCAAGTGCTTCAAAGTATGAAATTCATTACAAACACAAAAAAATTATTGGCAGTGCACAAATTAGAAAAAATAATGTATTACTTCAACACGGCTCTATATTACTAAACCACAATCAAGAATTAATGGCTGAATTAGTACCTTTTAACAATGCCTCTGACCATAATACTCTAAAAAAACTCTTATCTCAAAAAACCATAGCAATTAATCAAATCTTAGATGAACCTATTAGCTTTAATAAATTCGTAAATACCTTCAAAAAAAATTTTGAGAAAAAGTTTGAGTTAAACTTCTTAAAAGATAGTAAAATAAATAGATTTGAGAAAACTTTAATAGAAGAATTATCAATAAAATATAAGAATTATAATGGTAAAACAAATTTAAATAATAAAAAAATTGACATATGA
- a CDS encoding TonB-dependent receptor — protein MNKYAIVLTILFLLLFTDILSAGTTGKLMGRVTDSATDEPIIGVNIVILDKQIGTITDEKGRYMIINIPAGTYNVKATLMGYVSVTVEGVKINLDLTTTLNFELEKRAIGIEGITVKAKRKLVEKDVTGSENIVTSEDMEHMPVENIQGIVAVTAGAVGSGENLHIRGGRSGEVVYTVDGMSISNPVDNAFGMNLDLDAVSDMSVQTGGFTAEFGNAQSAIINLITKSGGPSYSGKLELRSDHILDEGNNTDLIKFALGGPLLPLGTREKRDRLTFYLNGSGSWTDTRYKDYYNIDSTNVLWIGNPDKQQILSNKQIANINSLGGDRDELFNFFDLGNRFRNNYQLNSKVKFQLSPKTKFTIAVRGDKEIYLPYSQYMKYSLQYSNHYTTTHDQEAFTFDHTVSPKMFYTIRGSRFATGIELTSGVDRDWYFSDENWHFNPTNPSANNYGVDIPGILDNGIDVSLKYRNQIGDETTVPGFSSPGTNAGSFVDDETVTYTLRGDLTYQIGIIHSAKTGFEIKYNDIYKDRLYRPWIIDDVKRLPNYLKGKEVDTLGMHIPIDSLVDYGYLAYGTEIYRIDDFKDGIKFAGGSIDGYKAYPWQGAYYLQDKMEWKGMIVNAGIRFDSWYLGDKYQVISDATGKYVDAEWDSVAYLKQDNEGDYYIDKEKVDKFQLMISPRLGVSHPITDKDVMHFAYNYQSQLPPMQYVFTSATPEVGSVGANVGNPNLKPETTITYEVGVEHQIGEDYLLDVTLFYKNIYNLVSELSVDYSILPEDIAESGKQHYLYISTDYGSARGAEFTLRKRFSNFWGFNIGYTYSWASGKNSDVHTARDNLREFPLNWDIRHIGSVNFDFRIPEDEEFYLLGLKMPDKFYANLLWRINSGEPYTPVSKNDKPLDTNSERLDWTHNADFRLTKAFYLIGKSKVKLFFNVNNLFNTKNINWVYPKTGKTDDDGNIIRLFDTNNDGKLDEGDDLTGAAIYQNYLKNPGRYSEPRRYTLGISLEW, from the coding sequence ATGAATAAGTATGCAATAGTTTTAACTATTTTATTTCTCTTACTATTTACCGATATTCTATCTGCTGGAACCACTGGAAAGTTAATGGGGAGAGTGACTGATTCTGCGACTGATGAACCAATTATTGGCGTAAACATAGTCATTTTGGACAAGCAAATAGGCACTATAACAGATGAAAAAGGCAGATATATGATTATCAACATTCCTGCTGGTACTTATAATGTTAAAGCAACTTTGATGGGATATGTTTCGGTAACAGTAGAAGGTGTAAAAATCAATTTGGATTTAACAACAACCTTAAATTTTGAGTTAGAAAAGAGGGCAATTGGAATTGAAGGTATTACAGTAAAAGCAAAGAGAAAACTTGTTGAGAAAGATGTTACAGGTTCTGAAAATATCGTTACATCTGAAGATATGGAACATATGCCAGTTGAAAATATTCAAGGCATCGTTGCAGTTACAGCTGGAGCTGTAGGTTCTGGAGAAAACTTACATATTCGCGGTGGACGTTCTGGAGAGGTTGTCTATACTGTTGATGGAATGTCAATCTCAAATCCAGTTGATAATGCTTTTGGGATGAATCTTGACTTAGATGCAGTGAGTGATATGTCTGTCCAAACTGGTGGGTTCACTGCTGAATTCGGGAACGCCCAGTCAGCTATTATTAATTTAATAACAAAATCTGGTGGACCCTCTTATTCAGGAAAATTAGAACTCAGGTCAGACCACATATTAGATGAAGGAAATAATACAGACTTGATAAAGTTTGCCTTAGGCGGTCCTTTACTTCCACTTGGAACAAGGGAAAAAAGAGATAGACTTACATTTTATCTAAATGGCTCTGGTTCCTGGACAGATACAAGGTATAAAGATTATTATAACATTGATTCAACTAATGTACTCTGGATAGGAAATCCTGATAAACAACAGATTCTCTCCAATAAACAAATCGCGAATATAAATAGTTTGGGTGGTGATAGAGACGAACTTTTCAATTTCTTTGACTTAGGAAATCGCTTTAGGAATAATTACCAACTTAATTCAAAAGTGAAATTTCAATTGAGTCCAAAAACTAAATTCACTATTGCTGTAAGAGGTGATAAAGAAATATATCTCCCATACTCCCAATATATGAAATATTCTTTACAATATTCTAATCATTATACTACAACTCATGACCAGGAAGCTTTTACATTTGATCATACAGTTTCACCTAAAATGTTTTATACAATTCGTGGTAGTAGATTCGCAACTGGTATTGAATTAACTTCTGGTGTGGATAGGGATTGGTATTTTTCAGATGAAAACTGGCATTTTAATCCCACAAATCCTTCTGCTAATAACTATGGTGTAGATATACCAGGTATTCTTGATAATGGAATTGATGTTTCACTTAAATACCGTAATCAAATAGGTGATGAAACAACTGTTCCGGGATTTTCCTCGCCTGGAACCAATGCCGGTTCTTTTGTTGATGATGAAACTGTCACTTATACACTTAGAGGTGATTTAACATATCAGATTGGTATTATTCATAGTGCTAAAACTGGTTTTGAGATTAAATATAATGACATTTATAAAGATAGATTATATCGTCCATGGATTATTGATGATGTCAAGCGTTTACCTAATTATTTAAAGGGAAAAGAGGTTGATACCCTTGGAATGCATATACCAATAGATTCACTTGTTGATTATGGATATCTCGCTTATGGTACAGAAATTTATCGTATTGATGACTTCAAAGATGGAATAAAATTTGCTGGGGGGTCTATTGACGGATATAAAGCTTATCCCTGGCAAGGTGCCTATTATCTCCAGGATAAAATGGAGTGGAAAGGTATGATAGTTAATGCTGGAATAAGATTTGACTCCTGGTATCTGGGTGATAAATATCAAGTAATTAGTGATGCTACTGGAAAATATGTGGATGCTGAGTGGGATTCTGTTGCATATCTTAAACAAGATAATGAAGGCGATTATTATATTGATAAAGAAAAGGTTGATAAATTTCAGCTGATGATAAGCCCGCGACTCGGTGTCTCCCATCCTATTACAGATAAAGATGTTATGCATTTCGCATATAATTATCAAAGTCAATTGCCCCCAATGCAATATGTTTTCACAAGTGCTACCCCTGAAGTAGGTTCAGTTGGCGCTAATGTTGGTAATCCAAATCTAAAGCCTGAAACTACCATTACTTATGAGGTTGGCGTTGAACATCAAATAGGAGAAGATTATCTGCTGGATGTCACACTCTTCTATAAGAATATTTATAATCTTGTAAGTGAGCTAAGTGTTGATTATTCAATACTGCCTGAGGATATCGCTGAATCAGGAAAACAGCACTATCTTTATATATCAACTGATTATGGTAGTGCCAGAGGTGCAGAATTTACCCTTAGAAAAAGATTTAGCAACTTTTGGGGATTTAATATTGGCTATACTTATTCTTGGGCAAGTGGTAAAAACTCGGATGTACATACTGCAAGAGACAATTTAAGAGAATTCCCACTCAATTGGGATATACGACATATAGGTTCAGTTAACTTTGATTTCAGAATTCCAGAAGATGAAGAATTTTATCTTTTAGGATTAAAAATGCCTGACAAATTCTATGCTAACTTATTATGGAGGATTAATTCTGGTGAACCGTATACTCCCGTCTCAAAAAACGATAAACCCTTAGATACAAACTCAGAGAGATTGGATTGGACTCATAATGCAGACTTTAGACTCACTAAGGCATTCTATTTAATTGGAAAGTCTAAAGTAAAATTATTCTTTAATGTAAATAATTTATTTAACACAAAAAATATAAATTGGGTATATCCGAAAACTGGAAAAACTGACGATGATGGAAACATTATTAGGCTCTTTGATACAAATAATGATGGCAAATTAGATGAGGGTGATGACCTTACAGGCGCAGCTATCTATCAAAATTACCTTAAAAACCCAGGTAGATATTCTGAACCCAGAAGATATACATTAGGAATAAGTCTTGAATGGTAA
- a CDS encoding MotA/TolQ/ExbB proton channel family protein: MNKKINILILIIFVACILIYSNILAQEQEKETIGDTASIAVETTEVEAVKGIGGFEGFARRIVGSGLVDLFIKGGFVMWPILLLVIWALATSIWKIIALRYAKISVHDFLNKLAPLIKEKEIDDAIKLCAKTRGPVASVLHAGLLKADKGIEEVEKAVENAGILEMSFLEKGLIALATTINLAPMLGFLGTVVGMIKAFQSIEAAGEVEPTIVAGGISVALITTASGLAVAIPIQLINNFFISAIDGLIIDMQAGSEKFTEALLERK, encoded by the coding sequence GTGAACAAGAAAATCAACATTCTAATCCTAATAATCTTTGTGGCATGTATATTAATTTATAGTAACATACTTGCACAAGAACAGGAAAAAGAAACTATTGGAGATACGGCTTCCATTGCAGTAGAAACAACAGAAGTAGAAGCAGTAAAAGGCATCGGTGGTTTTGAGGGATTTGCACGAAGAATCGTGGGAAGTGGTTTGGTTGACCTGTTTATCAAAGGTGGATTTGTTATGTGGCCTATCCTGCTCCTTGTTATCTGGGCATTGGCTACCTCTATATGGAAAATAATTGCTCTTAGATATGCTAAAATTTCTGTTCACGACTTCTTGAACAAACTTGCACCCTTAATTAAAGAAAAGGAAATTGATGATGCTATTAAGTTATGTGCCAAAACTCGTGGTCCTGTAGCAAGTGTCTTACATGCTGGATTATTAAAAGCTGACAAAGGAATTGAAGAAGTAGAAAAAGCTGTTGAAAATGCAGGTATTTTAGAAATGTCCTTTCTTGAAAAAGGATTAATCGCTTTGGCAACCACTATAAATCTTGCCCCAATGTTAGGCTTTCTCGGTACAGTTGTTGGTATGATTAAAGCATTCCAGTCTATTGAAGCTGCAGGTGAAGTCGAACCAACTATTGTAGCTGGCGGTATTTCTGTTGCTTTGATTACTACTGCTTCTGGATTAGCAGTAGCAATCCCAATTCAACTGATCAACAATTTCTTTATCTCAGCTATTGATGGATTAATTATTGATATGCAAGCAGGGTCTGAAAAATTTACAGAAGCACTACTTGAGAGAAAATAA
- a CDS encoding biopolymer transporter ExbD gives MNIAKQKKVRQKARIPTSSMADVAFLLLIFFLVTTKFDVKQGLGLVLPPHVESGGKKVKIKKENLTKIKVNKRGEIAVDERLVSPGELKTVVQNKIRENPKMVFVLETDRRCKYYMMVKALDQLLGAGAQTVSLSTR, from the coding sequence ATGAATATAGCAAAACAGAAAAAAGTTAGACAAAAGGCTCGTATTCCGACCTCTTCAATGGCAGATGTAGCTTTTCTATTGTTGATTTTCTTTTTGGTTACTACCAAATTTGATGTAAAACAAGGCCTGGGATTGGTCCTGCCACCACATGTTGAGTCTGGTGGGAAAAAGGTTAAAATTAAGAAAGAAAATCTGACCAAAATTAAAGTAAATAAGAGAGGTGAAATAGCAGTTGATGAAAGACTGGTCTCGCCAGGGGAACTCAAAACAGTAGTTCAAAACAAGATTCGCGAAAATCCTAAGATGGTTTTTGTCCTTGAGACAGATAGAAGATGTAAATACTATATGATGGTAAAAGCCCTTGATCAACTCCTTGGAGCAGGGGCACAAACAGTCTCACTATCTACCAGATAA
- a CDS encoding biopolymer transporter ExbD, whose product MAKIERKTKIATEIPNASMSDIAFLLLIFFMVSTTFVKEKGLRVNLPRAVAFQKINRRNAATIYVARSGIISVDDFAVETGQIRYIMQKKLAENPGIITCFRTDKDAYYGLMVDIMNELKKAQALRVSFEVKKLF is encoded by the coding sequence ATGGCAAAAATTGAGAGAAAAACAAAAATTGCTACTGAAATCCCTAATGCATCAATGTCGGATATCGCCTTTCTACTACTAATATTCTTTATGGTCAGTACAACTTTTGTTAAAGAGAAAGGTTTGAGAGTAAATCTACCAAGAGCTGTAGCATTTCAAAAGATTAACCGTAGAAATGCTGCTACAATCTATGTGGCACGATCAGGTATTATATCTGTAGATGACTTTGCTGTTGAGACTGGACAAATAAGATATATAATGCAAAAAAAACTAGCTGAAAATCCTGGTATTATAACCTGCTTTCGTACTGATAAGGACGCATACTATGGGCTTATGGTAGATATAATGAATGAATTAAAAAAAGCCCAAGCATTAAGGGTTTCGTTTGAAGTAAAAAAATTGTTTTAA
- a CDS encoding TonB family protein yields MRNKLDYSSSDWKDEVNSYFERSLSLALLLLLFTFIVSPKIEVKPYQHKVKEIQTIEIPPEVRQKFKPPEEVKPIIPLTIEESGLESDEEIEEIETIGPTTLDLTKPPPVTRIGTTPKFVIYEEDPIPIKKVWPEYSDFARQSGLEGTVVVQAEVFEDGTVGAVEIVKSLQSGPGGLDELAIKAVKQWKFIPAKNQGKPIAIWVTFPIKFTF; encoded by the coding sequence ATGAGAAATAAGTTAGACTATAGTTCTTCAGATTGGAAAGATGAAGTAAATTCGTACTTTGAGAGGTCTCTAAGTTTGGCACTGCTTCTTTTATTATTTACCTTTATTGTTTCTCCAAAAATTGAAGTGAAACCTTATCAACACAAAGTAAAAGAAATTCAAACTATTGAAATTCCTCCAGAAGTTAGACAGAAATTTAAACCTCCAGAAGAGGTTAAACCTATCATTCCTCTTACCATAGAAGAGTCTGGTTTAGAGAGCGATGAAGAGATTGAAGAGATAGAAACAATTGGACCTACTACTCTTGATTTAACAAAACCACCTCCAGTTACAAGAATCGGGACAACCCCTAAGTTCGTGATTTATGAAGAAGACCCTATACCAATTAAAAAAGTCTGGCCTGAATATTCAGATTTTGCAAGACAAAGCGGTTTAGAAGGAACTGTTGTTGTCCAAGCTGAAGTATTTGAAGATGGAACTGTTGGTGCGGTAGAGATTGTAAAAAGTCTTCAATCTGGACCAGGAGGATTGGATGAACTTGCTATTAAAGCTGTTAAGCAATGGAAATTTATACCAGCGAAAAATCAGGGTAAACCTATAGCTATCTGGGTTACTTTTCCAATTAAATTTACATTTTAA